One genomic window of Sebastes umbrosus isolate fSebUmb1 chromosome 15, fSebUmb1.pri, whole genome shotgun sequence includes the following:
- the plekho1a gene encoding pleckstrin homology domain-containing family O member 1-A: MKKSNQSRRGLQDSGQQAVQHSEKVGWIRKFCGRGIFRELWRNRYVVLRGDQLYISDKEVKDERKAQEVFDLADYERSEELRKAKSRSKKNHSRFTLLRCRRPGNTVPNLVFLAVSPEEKESWVNALNVAIIKAKNRILDEVTLEEDSALVHPTRDRAKIPHGRRLPTRGHLMAVASTSSHGMLTLDLVAEEDGFLQDYDGDSRESWENFQLDLLRGGSCGQVAAVGFSGVGVRQRAGTDVSKLRVASKEPKVKTSSLPRGSELSWGNQTHQEAPKVHKTQHVQVLQAQSQTPQPGKRFSMQGRSRCASMDEVLSSRPAMIRSELRSALRRCPTEEEAGGGASVQPVGQLQSLIAQRMQRAQELLEEMRLQELQKAKAERERGESSPYMKGIDSPRLHHLRGSDSPHSSRSSGSPRSRSSDSPRLRGKDSPRLRGRESPRSKAKRNRSKGADSPRSRGSHSPAAKANESPRLKDSPRLTGTDSPRTKSSDTVRSPKLKGSSSSSCPNKEDDSPVPKSLESPSSIGGSVFSQVKGSDSRRGSETDSPRLGSSKESSCLSQKNSPSPSGSFESTQSKTPDKHRLSPPPPSSPPSLLSEEDQDVERRRDEAERLLEEAVSSWKEAQEVLQEVKELQSQTLRRQRRRTYEKMTSTAAAAGLPEATTAADEDDTPTSPTSPEEDDESETP; the protein is encoded by the exons gTGAAAGACGAGCGGAAGGCGCAGGAAGTGTTCGACCTGGCGGATTACGAGCGTTCGGAGGAGCTGAGGAAAGCAAAGAGTCGCAGCAAGAAGAACCACAGTCGCTTCACGCTGCTGCGCTGCCGACGGCCAGGAAACACC gttCCTAACCTCGTGTTTCTGGCGGTGAGTCCGGAGGAAAAGGAATCATGGGTCAATGCCCTCAATGTAGCAATCATCAAAGCCAAGAACCGCATTTTAGACGAG GTGACCCTCGAGGAGGACAGTGCGCTGGTTCATCCCACCAGAGACCGGGCAAAGATCCCTCATGGCCGCCGGCTGCCGACCAGAGGACACCTCATGGCCGTG GCGTCCACTTCCTCCCACGGCATGCTGACCCTCGACCTGGTTGCTGAGGAGGACGGTTTCTTACAGGACTACGATGGCGACTCCCGGGAATCCTGGGAGAACTTCCAACTTGACCTGCTGAGGGGGGGTTCGTGTGGACAGGTGGCAGCTGTTGGATTTTCGGGGGTCGGAGTTCGCCAACGAGCCGGCACCGACGTGTCAAAGCTGCGGGTGGCCTCCAAGGAGCCCAAGGTGAAGACCAGCAGTCTGCCCAGAGGGAGTGAGCTGTCCTGGGGCAATCAGACCCACCAGGAGGCCCCCAAGGTCCACAAGACCCAGCATGTGCAG GTCCTTCAGGCTCAGTCACAAACGCCGCAGCCAGGGAAGAGGTTCAGCATGCAGGGACGGAGTCGTTGTGCCTCCATGGATGAagtcctctcctccag ACCGGCGATGATTCGCTCCGAGTTGCGCTCGGCTCTTCGGCGTTGTCCGactgaggaggaggcagggggcggggcttcagtaCAGCCGGTCGGTCAGCTGCAGAGCCTCATCGCCCAGAGGATGCAAAGAgctcaggagctgctggaggagatgaGACTGCAG GAGCTGCAGAAGGCCAAAGCAGAGAGAGAACGAGGAGAAAGCTCACCCTATATGAAGGGCATCGATTCTCCTCGCCTCCATCACCTCAGGGGCTCAGACTCTCCTCACTCCAG CAGGTCGTCTGGATCTCCGAGGAGCAGGAGCAGCGACTCTCCTCGCCTCCGGGGCAAAGACTCTCCTCGTCTGAGAGGAAGAGAGTCTCCTCGATCCAAAGCCAAGAGGAATCGCTCCAAAGGGGCCGACTCGCCTCGCTCCAGAGGATCCCATTCACCTGCCGCTAAAGCAAACGAATCTCCTCGACTGAAAGATTCACCTCGTCTGACCGGGACCGACTCTCCTCGGACAAAGAGCTCTGACACAGTCCGTTCACCAAAGCTAAAGGGATCCTCTAGCTCCTCTTGTCCCAACAAGGAGGACGACTCTCCTGTACCGAAGTCACTTGAATCCCCTTCAAGCATCGGAGGATCCGTCTTCTCTCAGGTTAAAGGATCTGATTCGCGACGAGGCAGTGAAACCGACTCCCCTCGTCTGGGGAGCAGCAAGGAGTCGTCCTGTCTGAGTCAGAAGAACTCCCCAAGCCCTTCTGGATCCTTCGAGTCCACGCAGTCCAAAACCCCCGACAAGCACCGCCTGTCTCCACCTCCGCCCTCCTCACCTCCCTCCCTGCTGTCGGAGGAGGACCAGGATGTGGAGAGGAGGCGTGACGAAGCCGAGCGCCTCCTGGAGGAGGCCGTGTCATCGTGGAAGGAGGCGCAGGAGGTCCTGCAGGAGGTGAAGGAGCTGCAGAGCCAGACACTGCGGCGGCAGCGCAGGAGGACCTACGAGAAGATGACATCGACAGCGGCGGCGGCTGGGTTGCCCGAGGCGACCACGGCAGCAGATGAGGACGACACGCCCACCTCGCCAACATCACCTGAGGAGGACGACGAGTCGGAAACACCTTGA